Proteins from a single region of Bactrocera neohumeralis isolate Rockhampton unplaced genomic scaffold, APGP_CSIRO_Bneo_wtdbg2-racon-allhic-juicebox.fasta_v2 cluster10, whole genome shotgun sequence:
- the LOC126765225 gene encoding protein MCM10 homolog isoform X20, whose translation MASGVDNELLVKNDELLTLDALLAEVDTELKSVAPQFSGNSLRKIDVDNVENFLLLKFNEYSGHVNEPFSTANDGFGKDIDTKKELKSITKNLNGKETLKDKKITNRCKYMEASLKSNEHTYVYFDPIFGLRILGPKISSALLLERMAGRKLVTFNELSRQMDLKTASDWVIAAVLISKEVKCSSKNLSRFTIWRLSDLQGNMKTISVLLFQNAHNELWKTSPGTCVAILNPTFIEKKSYTQDIANLSIETANNVLILGKSKDFGICKAKKMNGQQCTNFINLQDSDVCVFHIKKEFTKALGPFAAKKTKFDQKIQTD comes from the coding sequence aTGGCGAGCGGTGTTGATAATGAATTATTAGTGAAAAATGATGAGCTTTTGACTTTAGATGCTCTTTTAGCAGAAGTTGATACGGAATTAAAGAGTGTTGCACCCCAGTTTAGTGGAAATAGCTTAAGAAAAATTGATGTCGACAATGTGGAGAATTTCTTGCTCTTAAAATTCAATGAGTATAGTGGCCATGTAAATGAACCGTTTTCCACAGCTAATGATGGTTTTGGCAAGGATATAGATACGAAAAAAGAGTTAAAAAgtataactaaaaatttaaatggcaAAGAAACTctgaaagataaaaaaataactaacagATGCAAATATATGGAGGCCTCATTGAAATccaatgaacatacatatgtatattttgaccCCATTTTTGGTTTAAGAATACTGGGTCCAAAAATATCAAGTGCATTGTTATTAGAACGAATGGCGGGTCGAAAATTAGTTACATTCAACGAATTATCAAGACAAATGGACCTAAAAACGGCATCTGACTGGGTTATCGCTGCGGTGTTAATATCTAAGGAAGTTAAATgtagttcaaaaaatttaagccGTTTTACAATTTGGAGGTTATCGGATCTTCAAGGAAATATGAAAACTATTTCAGTATTACTGTTTCAAAATGCTCACAATGAATTGTGGAAGACATCTCCAGGTACCTGTGTGGCTATTCTTAACCCaacttttatcgaaaaaaaatcctacaCGCAAGACATTGCTAATCTTTCAATTGAAACTGCAAATAATGTGTTAATTTTGGGTAAATCTAAGGATTTTGGTAtatgcaaagcaaaaaaaatgaatgGACAACAATGtaccaattttattaatttgcaagACAGTGATGTTTgtgtttttcatattaaaaaggAGTTTACAAAAGCTCTTGGACCTTTTGCTGCAAAAAAAACTAAGTTTGATCAAAAAATTCAGACTG
- the LOC126765225 gene encoding protein MCM10 homolog isoform X13, producing the protein MASGVDNELLVKNDELLTLDALLAEVDTELKSVAPQFSGNSLRKIDVDNVENFLLLKFNEYSGHVNEPFSTANDGFGKDIDTKKELKSITKNLNGKETLKDKKITNRCKYMEASLKSNEHTYVYFDPIFGLRILGPKISSALLLERMAGRKLVTFNELSRQMDLKTASDWVIAAVLISKEVKCSSKNLSRFTIWRLSDLQGNMKTISVLLFQNAHNELWKTSPGTCVAILNPTFIEKKSYTQDIANLSIETANNVLILGKSKDFGICKAKKMNGQQCTNFINLQDSDVCVFHIKKEFTKALGPFAAKKTKFDQKIQTDRLILDSLSNTKITENKTTNECK; encoded by the coding sequence aTGGCGAGCGGTGTTGATAATGAATTATTAGTGAAAAATGATGAGCTTTTGACTTTAGATGCTCTTTTAGCAGAAGTTGATACGGAATTAAAGAGTGTTGCACCCCAGTTTAGTGGAAATAGCTTAAGAAAAATTGATGTCGACAATGTGGAGAATTTCTTGCTCTTAAAATTCAATGAGTATAGTGGCCATGTAAATGAACCGTTTTCCACAGCTAATGATGGTTTTGGCAAGGATATAGATACGAAAAAAGAGTTAAAAAgtataactaaaaatttaaatggcaAAGAAACTctgaaagataaaaaaataactaacagATGCAAATATATGGAGGCCTCATTGAAATccaatgaacatacatatgtatattttgaccCCATTTTTGGTTTAAGAATACTGGGTCCAAAAATATCAAGTGCATTGTTATTAGAACGAATGGCGGGTCGAAAATTAGTTACATTCAACGAATTATCAAGACAAATGGACCTAAAAACGGCATCTGACTGGGTTATCGCTGCGGTGTTAATATCTAAGGAAGTTAAATgtagttcaaaaaatttaagccGTTTTACAATTTGGAGGTTATCGGATCTTCAAGGAAATATGAAAACTATTTCAGTATTACTGTTTCAAAATGCTCACAATGAATTGTGGAAGACATCTCCAGGTACCTGTGTGGCTATTCTTAACCCaacttttatcgaaaaaaaatcctacaCGCAAGACATTGCTAATCTTTCAATTGAAACTGCAAATAATGTGTTAATTTTGGGTAAATCTAAGGATTTTGGTAtatgcaaagcaaaaaaaatgaatgGACAACAATGtaccaattttattaatttgcaagACAGTGATGTTTgtgtttttcatattaaaaaggAGTTTACAAAAGCTCTTGGACCTTTTGCTGCAAAAAAAACTAAGTTTGATCAAAAAATTCAGACTG